TGACCACCTTAGATATCCCTCAAAGACgagattatatttaattacaGTCACCTGAGTCTCTTGCTTCTTGATGAAAGTAGAGACATAAACTTCATCAGTTTTCTCTTGGCAGAGCTCACCAACTTCTGAGATTCTAAGTACTCTGCAACGACTCTATCATACCAGCATACAGGACAGTGAAAGTTCCCGTCTTCATCAAAGTTAACCACACAGTTCGAGCATTCCTTGTGAACTTTTGATTCACACTCGCTTCTGCTACATATCAACAACGTTCCTTCTTTTCCACATTTCCAGCATACATTCTCGTGTCTTGTGCAGGAGCTCGCAGGATGGTTTGTGTTTGTATTCTTCTTAGCCAATGCTGGACCTTTGACCATATCtgactcatcatcatcatcaccgcTCACACTGATTAACCAGGTTCCATCTTTTGTACATTTTACACTTGCATCCTCTGGCCATCTTCTTGAGCTTGTAGGAAATGTATTACCAGTAGTACGACCGTTGCTAATGGGTTCAACGACTGTCTCTTGTTCATTCTCTGTATCTTCATCGATCATAATTACTTCATTTTTTTCGTTGGTGTGCATTGCCTCATCTTCATCCTCGATGCGAGTTACTTTATCCAAACCAATATGCACTTGTTGCTCCTCTATCGGCTCCTCCTCGCATGTATCCATGTGCACTGGTCCATCACCTCCAAAAACAGGATCCTTAGCTTCTATCTCAGGAGCTGCACTTGTCTCATTCTCCATCAAACTCAAATCCCTTAGCTACACGAACCCAAACAGAAAATAATAGGGTACACTATCTCAATCATTCAAGTAAGCATCCTTctacagaaaaaaataagaaacaaaagaaaggaAAGCTTAAAGGAATCATCTTCACCTTCTCCAGTGCACATTGTGGCAAACACATGTTCTTGTAAGCAATAAATGGAAGAACATTGAACTTTGATAACTCCG
The Raphanus sativus cultivar WK10039 chromosome 1, ASM80110v3, whole genome shotgun sequence DNA segment above includes these coding regions:
- the LOC130500011 gene encoding uncharacterized protein LOC130500011 isoform X2, producing the protein MDDHGGGGGGGSGGASELSLEELMDEYYSRPPQIAEWLWCIEYVAKFVKDLRCILDLMNMGYQYSDDYGRRINEVLSLRVLEFVFDPSKNDSSGVGVVASASQGRVEFDLSLSNSDVLRAILREIPVSELRAGMPELSKFNVLPFIAYKNMCLPQCALEKLRDLSLMENETSAAPEIEAKDPVFGGDGPVHMDTCEEEPIEEQQVHIGLDKVTRIEDEDEAMHTNEKNEVIMIDEDTENEQETVVEPISNGRTTGNTFPTSSRRWPEDASVKCTKDGTWLISVSGDDDDESDMVKGPALAKKNTNTNHPASSCTRHENVCWKCGKEGTLLICSRSECESKVHKECSNCVVNFDEDGNFHCPVCWYDRVVAEYLESQKLVSSAKRKLMKFMSLLSSRSKRLR
- the LOC130500011 gene encoding uncharacterized protein LOC130500011 isoform X1, whose translation is MDDHGGGGGGGSGGASELSLEELMDEYYSRPPQIAEWLWCIEYVAKFVKDLRCILDLMNMGYQYSDDYGRRINEVLSLRVLEFVFDPSKNDSSGVGVVASASQGRVEFDLSLSNSDVLRAILREIPVSELRAGMPELSKFNVLPFIAYKNMCLPQCALEKLRDLSLMENETSAAPEIEAKDPVFGGDGPVHMDTCEEEPIEEQQVHIGLDKVTRIEDEDEAMHTNEKNEVIMIDEDTENEQETVVEPISNGRTTGNTFPTSSRRWPEDASVKCTKDGTWLISVSGDDDDESDMVKGPALAKKNTNTNHPASSCTRHENVCWKCGKEGTLLICSRSECESKVHKECSNCVVNFDEDGNFHCPVCWYDRVVAEYLESQKLVSSAKRKLMKFMSLLSSRSKRLRSINAI